ATGCTCAACCTTGGGAGTTGAAAAACCAGAATTGTACCTGAGCGTCACCAACCCGCTCGGTGGGGGCGGCGGGCTTGGGTTTAATGCTTTTACCAGCGGCGTTGAAAAACCGTTCATCGTTGTGTTTTCGCCGTTGATTGAACGGCTTGATGATACAGAGGTTCTCGCCGTTCTGGCCCACGAAGTCGGCCACATCCACTGTAACCACTTGCTGTATAAGGTTGCCGCTGAATTGTTGTTTATGGTAGCCAATACGGCTCTGGAATCAGCGCCAATACCTCCGGGACTGGTCAATCTGATCACACTCCCGGTTCGAGCCGCCTTGATGACCTGGTATCAAAAAGCTGAATTGAGTTGTGATCGAGCGGCATTGCTGGTGACACAAGATTCAAAAGCACTGGTCAATGTGATGATGAAGCTGGCTGGCGGGAGCATGACCTCAAAAGTCAACTATGAAGAATTCATCAACCAGGCTCGTGAATTTGACAAATCTACACAGTCGAGCTTCATTGACAGTTTCTGGACCTCAATCCTGGCCAGTGGACGCACACATCCGTTCCCTGTCTGGCGCGTTTCTGAAATCCTGAAATGGACAGAAGATCCTGAAGGCTACGAACGAGCTTTGAAACTTGGTCAACCTCAGCAAACGCAGGCCGCCTCAGCCTGAAAAAAGTGGTTAGTGGTTAGTTTCTGGTTCTTGGTTCTTCGAAAGTATTGATTTCTAACCACTAACCACTAACTACTAACCACTGACCACTATCTGCTTTCTTCATTCTTCATTCGCCCCTGTTCAGCTTCAAGCCGTTCAATTGACTCAAGCACCTCGGAAAATTTGTGACCAAAAGTGGTCAAGGTATACTCAACGTGCGGCGGGACTTCGGGAAAGACCCGCCGTTCCACGATTCCAAACCGTGTTAATTTGCGAAGCCGTTCGTTGAGGACTTTTGTCGTCAAGCCTTCCACACCTCGCCGCATGGCCCCAGGCCGATGCACCCCCTGCCGAATCAGA
This Acidobacteriota bacterium DNA region includes the following protein-coding sequences:
- a CDS encoding M48 family metallopeptidase yields the protein MSNEIENPQPPDEPGKNGQSNDPESNNGDAVHADSGEASHSPEEGQPVSSADPSSHTETTRVRCRFCNQLNQLRAGVSLSKDGHIRCGRCRLPLSEEPHTKFGTLDPHSYIHPLDSQALRTLQMIPGIDPILKKFLEVTGESILRIIFSANGVRVTERQCPDLNAKLEVVCSTLGVEKPELYLSVTNPLGGGGGLGFNAFTSGVEKPFIVVFSPLIERLDDTEVLAVLAHEVGHIHCNHLLYKVAAELLFMVANTALESAPIPPGLVNLITLPVRAALMTWYQKAELSCDRAALLVTQDSKALVNVMMKLAGGSMTSKVNYEEFINQAREFDKSTQSSFIDSFWTSILASGRTHPFPVWRVSEILKWTEDPEGYERALKLGQPQQTQAASA
- a CDS encoding helix-turn-helix transcriptional regulator; translated protein: MTIPKQKIIPDPEPPLSVSRMVEDIIGCKWSLTVLNLIRQGVHRPGAMRRGVEGLTTKVLNERLRKLTRFGIVERRVFPEVPPHVEYTLTTFGHKFSEVLESIERLEAEQGRMKNEESR